A genomic segment from Neobacillus sp. YX16 encodes:
- the gnd gene encoding phosphogluconate dehydrogenase (NAD(+)-dependent, decarboxylating): MKVGLIGLGKMGLNLGQNLLDHHHEVVAFDVNPSAVENMKEYGATGVSSYKELIQSLDHPRIIWIMVPHAVVDSVIGEILPFLEKGDIVVEAGNSHYKESIQRYNELKEIGVSFMDAGTSGGMEGARNGACYMIGGDPEAWEVVQPLFKDTAVENGFLYAGKAGSGHFLKMVHNGIEYAMMAAIGEGFEVLEKSEFDFDYEKVARVWNNGSVIRSWLMELTENAFSKYPDLEEIKGIMHSSGEGKWTVEAALDLKTATPVIAMSLLMRYRSLEDDTFTGKVVAALRNEFGGHAVEKN, from the coding sequence ATGAAGGTAGGACTTATTGGTTTAGGAAAAATGGGATTAAATTTAGGACAAAATTTATTGGATCATCATCACGAAGTGGTGGCATTTGATGTGAATCCAAGCGCAGTTGAAAATATGAAGGAATATGGAGCAACTGGCGTATCAAGTTATAAAGAACTCATTCAGTCTTTGGATCATCCAAGAATTATTTGGATCATGGTCCCACATGCAGTGGTTGATTCCGTTATCGGTGAAATCTTACCGTTTTTGGAAAAAGGAGATATAGTCGTTGAAGCGGGTAATTCTCATTATAAGGAATCGATTCAACGCTACAATGAGTTAAAGGAAATAGGCGTGAGCTTTATGGATGCAGGTACTTCTGGCGGTATGGAAGGAGCTCGAAATGGAGCTTGTTATATGATTGGCGGTGATCCAGAAGCATGGGAAGTCGTACAACCTCTTTTCAAAGATACAGCTGTTGAAAATGGCTTCTTATATGCCGGTAAAGCAGGCAGCGGGCATTTCTTAAAGATGGTTCATAATGGAATTGAATATGCCATGATGGCTGCAATTGGAGAAGGCTTTGAAGTACTGGAAAAAAGTGAATTTGATTTTGATTACGAAAAGGTTGCAAGAGTTTGGAATAATGGTTCCGTTATTCGTTCATGGTTGATGGAATTGACTGAAAATGCTTTTTCAAAATATCCAGATTTGGAAGAAATTAAAGGGATTATGCATTCCTCTGGTGAAGGAAAATGGACTGTAGAGGCAGCATTAGACCTCAAAACAGCAACACCAGTCATTGCAATGTCATTATTAATGCGTTATCGTTCTCTAGAGGATGACACCTTTACAGGTAAAGTTGTTGCGGCTTTACGGAATGAATTTGGTGGACATGCTGTCGAAAAGAACTAA